A genome region from Camelina sativa cultivar DH55 chromosome 10, Cs, whole genome shotgun sequence includes the following:
- the LOC104717317 gene encoding photosystem I reaction center subunit IV A, chloroplastic, with the protein MAMASASTVFVLPANVTAAGGASSSRNSVSFLPMRSAGSRLVVRAADDAAPATSSSKDTPAAPAAAPAGAAATKPKPPPIGPKRGSKVKILRRESYWFKTVGSVVAVDQDPKSRYPVVVRFAKVNYANISTNNYALDEIEEVAA; encoded by the exons aTGGCCATGGCGTCAGCATCGACGGTGTTTGTTCTTCCGGCTAACGTCACCGCGGCCGGTGGCGCTTCGTCGTCCAGGAACTCCGTGTCTTTCTTGCCCATGAGAAGCGCCGGTTCTAGGCTCGTAGTCAGAGCAGCCGACGATGCGGCTCCGGCTACCTCTTCGTCTAAAGATACTCCTGCAGCGCCAGCTGCTGCTCCGGCTGGAGCTGCTGCCACCAAACCCAAGCCACCTCCGATTGGCCCTAAGAGAGGGTCTAAG GTCAAGATTCTAAGGAGAGAATCCTACTGGTTCAAGACCGTTGGATCAGTTGTGGCTGTTGATCAG GACCCTAAGAGTAGGTACCCTGTTGTGGTCCGGTTTGCGAAAGTGAACTACGCCAACATATCGACCAACAACTATGCATTGGACGAGATCGAAGAAGTTGCAGCTTAA